A window from Montipora capricornis isolate CH-2021 chromosome 7, ASM3666992v2, whole genome shotgun sequence encodes these proteins:
- the LOC138055345 gene encoding probable ATP-dependent DNA helicase RecS — translation MDSAAKESILPDCLSVRLGGLILKEEQKLAFEALTSGKDVLAVLPTGFGKSVIYQSFVLVKDSSSIVVIAPLRSIIDDQLQSNDFGLKAVAFDKKPELVKDIAANKFEMIFASAEQALSKEFRDLLKNESSEFRKNLSLVVVDECHTIETW, via the coding sequence ATGGATTCGGCGGCCAAAGAAAGTATTTTACCTGACTGTTTATCTGTGCGTCTTGGCGGTCTGATTTTAAAGGAAGAACAGAAGCTTGCTTTTGAAGCACTTACGTCAGGAAAAGATGTTTTAGCGGTATTACCGACTGGCTTCGGTAAATCTGTCATTTACCAAAGCTTCGTTCTCGTGAAGGATTCCTCTTCCATTGTTGTTATTGCTCCTCTTCGAAGTATCATCGATGATCAACTACAGTCAAATGATTTTGGTCTGAAAGCAGTTGCTTTCGATAAGAAACCAGAGTTGGTGAAAGACATTGCTGCCAACaaatttgaaatgatttttgcTTCTGCGGAACAAGCGCTTTCCAAAGAATTTAGAGATTTGCTGAAGAACGAATCGTCGGAATTCAGGAAGAATTTGTCCTTGGTTGTGGTCGACGAATGTCACACTATCGAAACCTGGTAA